In the Bacillus amyloliquefaciens DSM 7 = ATCC 23350 genome, TCATCACCGTATTTACCGCAGTAATGACGGAATCTCTTACAAATGAGAAATCTTCATTGTTCGCATGGAGAAGCGATGTAATAGCATCTTCCGAGATGGATTCATTGACATCCTGTGTCAGCTTGCTTTTCACCGCTTTTACCAGCGATTTTTCCGAAGGTGACTTTTTGTCTTTATCCGCATCTTGTTTCACTTCACCGATGCTGTCAAAAATGGAAGTGATCAGGTCAAGCCGGTTGTCGGTATAGCCTTTTTTCAGAGTGTACTGATCTTCCACCGCATCTTCGGCCGCCTGTTTTTTCGCTTCCGTCGCCTGCTGGTCTTCCACGGTGGCGGGCGCGTAAATCGTCTTATCACTGACTGAAAACAAATCCAAATTAAGTGATTCAGGTTTTACATGAATAAAGAGCAAACCAAACATGATCGCTGAAAGCAGCAGATACAGCAGCACATGGGCTGAGCGGGCATGTCTGAAACTGCGGAACCGTTCCCGGGCGCCTTTACCCTTTCCCTTCTTTTTCAAAACAAGAACCTCCTCCCTGAAACATCAGGAACACATCATATAAAAATGACCCGATAACGGGAGATCGGGTCATTTTGCATTACTTTTGCTTATCATAAGCTTCAATAATTTTTGCAACAAGCGGATGTCTGACCACATCTGTCTGGTCAAGTTCAATCACGGAAATGCCGTTTATGTCCTTCAGCATATCCCTCGCTACTGCAAGTCCCGATGTGACGCCTTTCGGCAGGTCAATTTGGCTTACGTCGCCCGTAATGATCATTTTAGAGCCAAAACCCAATCTCGTCAAAAACATTTTCATTTGAGCGGGGGTGGTATTCTGGGCCTCATCAAGAATCACATACGCGTCGTCAAGCGTCCGCCCTCTCATATAGGCGAGCGGGGCGATTTCGATAACCCCTCTTTCCATAAGACGTTCCGTATGGTCGCTTCCGAGCACATCATGGAGCGCGTCATACAGCGGGCGCAGGTAAGGATCTACTTTTTCCTTTAAATCTCCGGGCAGAAAACCGAGGCTCTCGCCGGCTTCCACAGCGGGTCTTGTTAAAATGATTTTTTTAATGTGGCCGTTTTTTAAAGCATGCACCGCTTTTACGACCGCCAAATATGTTTTGCCGGTTCCCGCCGGCCCGATGCCGAACACCATGTCGTTTTTCTTCATCGCCGCGACATATTCTCTCTGGCCGAGGGTTTTGACACGGATCGGTTTGCCTTTTGCCGTTTTCGTTATTTCTTCTTCATACATGCTTTCAAAATAGTCCAGTTCATCTTTCTTTGCCATTTTCACGGCATACAGCACATCACGTTCCGAAATCTCGATCCCCTTGCGAATTAAAGTAAGGAGCGAGCCCAATAATCTGTCAGCAATCTCAAAAGACTCATCATTGCCGGAAACGTAAATGGTTTCACCGCGTGTGATGATGCTTACGCCCAGATCCTTCTCCATCAAATGTAAAAAGGCGTCTTGGCTGCCGAACAAAGAAAGTGCTTCGTCCGGGCTTTTCAGTTTGTGATTCATCGCAAGTAAATGTTCTGCCATTCTTTAGTCTCCCTGAACAATAGGTGTGGTTTGAACGATATCTTCTATAACTTGGTAGAGAATAATCAACTTTACTTTACCATTCTCAACGGATTGGTGCAAAACTTTTTCACTTTCCACCTCTCCGCTGCCGCTTAATCGCTTTTCTACGTCTTGCCTGCCCATTTTGATGCCGGCCTGAACCGCTTCGTCTTTTTTATAAGTCCGCACGGATGTTTCGCTTTCTCTTATATGTTCTTGGACGTAAGAAACAGGGAGCTTTAACCCCAGAAATTGAAACGGGTGCTTTTCTTCCTCGGTTTTCGGATGTTTCAGCGGCTCTTCATTAAACCCGAAGCCCCAAAAAGGCACGCCCCATGATCCGAAAGACAGCTTGTGCTTCGTCCTTACTTTACCCGTATATAGCGTAAATGATGTTTCAAGAGGCACGGTTACTTCAGACTTGTACCATGTTTCTCCGTAAATTTCCGCTTTTGAGGTGACTTTCTTCTGCTGCTCTTCATTACCGATCAGACCTGAGACAAGGAGCTGGCCTTTGTCAACATGATCGTTCACAAAAGCCATCGGCTGACCCTTTTGCACGAACATTCTTTTGATGACCGCTTTCTTTTTGGCAACAATATGGCGGGGGCTCAAGTATTTTTCTTTTGTCGGTTCATTTTTTTCGACCACTTTCATATGAAGGGCTGTCCCGTTCAATTCCACACCGACCCACGTAATATTTTCGATGCCGTTTGTTAATGATTTTTGAATTTTCTCCGGCGTCATCATTAAAAATTGCAAACGGCCTTTTTTCACACCGATTTCTTCAAGGTGCTTTACCATCTGATGCTCAGTTTCGGGCTTGGCCCCTTTAATATCGATTTCCCAAATCATGTTGGACAAAAGGAACAATATAATGAAAAAAATCACAAACCCCGCGGTAAAGCCTATGTTTAATTTAGATTTGAGAAGCAGAAAGGGCAGGCCCTTTCTTTTTGTAAAGCTTGCTTTGCATTCATGGTTTCTGATGACTCTTCTGAAAGCATGTACATCCTGAAGCTGAATCATAAGCATTACACAGTCTTGCTTTTTTTTCACCGCAAAGATAGCAATTCCGTTTCTTGTACATTCATTAAGCAGCCGTTCAATTCCTTTTCCTTTGACTTCCATTTGGACTTTACCCGAAAAAAATGACAGCCATTTGTTTTTCACATTATTTCCCCCCGGCTTTATGAATCGACATATCGTACGTGATCTATCGTGCCTTCCAAAAGAATTTCCTCAGGAAGGATTGCCTTAATGACCAAGTTTTTTCCTGATATGATACATTGCCCCTGCTTGAGCATCAGCCTGACTTCTTCTTCGCTGAACAGCAAGAGGCCTCTGTGATTCTCTATGTAGATATGAAGTCTGCCGACCATCGTAATACGAGGCAGATCCATCATAACGTCCGGGGGAATTTCCAATGCTCTTGTCAGCCATGCCTTTACACGATTCTTTCTTTGCCCCATAAAAAAAGAACCCCCTTTCATCTCATATGTATGATTAGAAAAGGGGTTCTAACACTTTATTTTTTACGGATGCTCCGCATGGTCCGGTGAGGTTTTTTCGCACGGGGCGGGCCTAAAATCTCACTGAATATGATGCCTTGCACCGCAGTTTCTTTCTTTATTTTGAGGGCTGGTTTCTTCAGAGTCGTATTTCGTTGGCGTGCAGATGTCAGCAGATGTTCAAGCCCATTGAACATCTGCTCTGTCTCCGCAAGCCGCTTTTCAGCTTCCCTTCTTTTTTTCTCAAAAGGGTTCTCTTCTGAAACGGCAGGCATTTCTTCCGCTTCCGGCTTGTGCTCTTTATGCGGCTGTTTGTGCTCCTGCTTTTTTGCCTGATTCTCGGGACGTGTGCCCGGCGGACGTTTTTCATCTTTGTTTTTCTTGCCGAATATTGCCGATATAATGCCGATGACGGCGGCAATGACGAGCGGATTTGTCAGAATCTCGTGCATATAGCGG is a window encoding:
- a CDS encoding PhoH family protein — its product is MAEHLLAMNHKLKSPDEALSLFGSQDAFLHLMEKDLGVSIITRGETIYVSGNDESFEIADRLLGSLLTLIRKGIEISERDVLYAVKMAKKDELDYFESMYEEEITKTAKGKPIRVKTLGQREYVAAMKKNDMVFGIGPAGTGKTYLAVVKAVHALKNGHIKKIILTRPAVEAGESLGFLPGDLKEKVDPYLRPLYDALHDVLGSDHTERLMERGVIEIAPLAYMRGRTLDDAYVILDEAQNTTPAQMKMFLTRLGFGSKMIITGDVSQIDLPKGVTSGLAVARDMLKDINGISVIELDQTDVVRHPLVAKIIEAYDKQK
- the yqfC gene encoding sporulation protein YqfC, encoding MGQRKNRVKAWLTRALEIPPDVMMDLPRITMVGRLHIYIENHRGLLLFSEEEVRLMLKQGQCIISGKNLVIKAILPEEILLEGTIDHVRYVDS